The window CGCAGGCAAGACCAGTATCCTGCTCAAAACCTTGGAGGCTCTGCAAGGACGACTAAAAATTGGCGTCATTGAAGGCGATCCGGCAGGCTCCATTGATACGGACCGGGCTCTTGCCGCAGGAATGCCTGCGGTGCAGGTCAATACCGGCGGAGAATGTCATATGGATGCGGTAATGATGGAAGATGCCCTGAGCCAGCTGCCCCTGGACGACCTGGATCTGGTAGTGGTGGAAAACGTGGGCAACCTGATCTGCCCAGCTAATTTCCGGCTCGGCACCCATCTCAATCTGGTGATTGCCTCCATCCCGGAAGGCGATGATAAGCCCTATAAATATCCGGGCATGTACATGGGTATGCAGGCCCTGATCATTAATAAAATTGACCTCCTGCCTTATGTCCCCTTTGATATGGAGTATTTCCAGCAAGGTGTTGAGGTTCTTAATCCCGGCATTGCCACCTTCCCGCTTTCCTGCCAAACCGGTGAAGGTCTGGATGCCTGGGCTGATTGGCTGGTTGATAAAGCACGCGCGGAGATTACCCTCAAGTAATGTTCGTCCGGGTACAGGGGCTGGTGCAGGGAGTGGGGTTTCGTCCCTTTGTCTACGGCCTGGCAACAAGGCTGGAACTCTGCGGCTGGGTACGCAATACCTCTGCTGAGGTGGAAATCCTCGTTCAAGGACAAGACGATGATCTTGAAAATTTTCTTGCCTACCTGAAAAATGATGCGCCCTCACTGGCTCGCATTCATTCCATCACCACCGAACCGGATTCCTCTACAAAGCAGCAAACAAACAGGTACAGGGATTTTACCATCCTGCCCTCTGCGGAGCAGCCCGGCAAAGGCCAGCCCATCACTCCTGTTACCCCGGATGCATCTCTCTGCCCGAGCTGCGAAGAGGAACTGCTGAACCCCGCTGACAGGCGCTACCTCTATCCATTTATCAGCTGCACCAACTGCGGCCCACGCTTTACCATTATCCAGGATCTGCCTGTGGACCGCCAACGCACGGTTATGCAGAACTTTCCTCTGTGCCCGACCTGTCAGGTGGAGTATGATAATCCGCTGGATCGTCGTTTTCATGCCCAGGCATCGGCCTGTCCGGTGTGTGGGCCACGCCTCAGCCTACATGAGATAAAAACATCCCGTAGGGGCGAACCTGTGTGTTCGCCCTCCCCGGATTCTGTAGGAGCACGGCGTGCCGTGCCCCTACACATCATCGGGCAGACACACAGGTCTGCCCCTACAAATCTGGATTCCCTGCTCACAGCCCGCCGCCTCTTACGCAAAGGAAAAATTCTTGCTATCAAAGGACTAGGGGGTTTTCACCTAGCCTGTGATGCGGAGAATCCTGAAGCGGTTGCAGAACTCCGTCGCCGTAAGGGCCGCCCGGATAAACCCTTTGCCCTCATGGCAACAGACCTGGAGCAGATTAAAAATATCTGTCAGATTAGTGAGGTTGAGGCAAAACTTCTTCAGGGGCCGGAGAAACCCATTGTCCTGTTGGAGAAAAAAAACGTAGGGGCAGGCCCCTGTGCCTGCCCGGTACGTAGGGGCACGGCGCGCCGTGCCCCTACCTCCAATGTTGCCCCCAACCTGGACCGCCTGGGTTGCATGTTGCCCTACACCCCGCTTCATCTGCTTCTGCTCAATCAAACCGACCCTCTTCTTGCCCAAGAATCTGCCCCGGCCCTGCTGGTGATGACCAGCGGCAACCGCAGCGGCGAACCCATTATCACGGAGAACGAGAAGGCCCTTGCTCGACTGGCTCCCTTGGCCGATGCCCTGCTTCTTCACGACCGCCCTATCCACAGTCGCTGCGATGACTCGGTTCTACGGATAGACAGCGGGAAGCGCACAGCCCTTTTTCTCCGCAGGAGCCGGGGCTATGCCCCCTATCCGATCCAGCTCCCTTTTACCGTCGAGCCGATACTGGCTGTGGGTGGTCAGCTCAAGAATACCTTTTGCCTGGCCGAGGGAAGGCAGGCTCTTCTTAGTCAGCATATCGGAGACATGGACGAAGTAGCAACCTGTAATACCTTTGAAGCAAGCGTGCAGCAGGCTGGCAAGCTCTTCCGCATCCAGCCAAAATACATCGCCCACGACCTCCACCCGCAATACTTCACCAGCCGTTATGCCCAAAGAGAATCTCAACGCAACGGGCTCCCCTGCCTTGCGGCCCAGCATCACCATGCCCATATCGCGGCCTGCATGGCGGATAATGGTCTGGAGGATCGAAAACTCATCGGCCTTGTCTTTGACGGCACCGGCTATGGCCCGGACGGTACCATCTGGGGCGGCGAGGTACTGATTGCCTCCTATGGGGCGTTCGAGCGTTTTGCCCATCTCCAATGCTTCCCCTTGCCTGGCGGTGAGGCAGCCATCCGGCAACCTTGGCGCATCGCGGTTGGGGCAGCCCACTCCCTTGATATAGCAAGCGCGGAGCTTGACGACCTGCCCTTTCTCGATCATATTGAACCACAGGCCCTGAGCATTATCCGGCAGCAGGTGAACAAACAGATCAATTGCCCCCAGACCTCTTCGCTGGGGCGGCTCTTTGATGCAGCGGCCAGCCTGATTGGCATCCGCAATCAGGTGAATTACGAGGCCCAGGCCGCCATTGAGCTGGAGGTGCTTGCCAAGCCCTACTTAAACTCAACAACCTCCTATCCATCTGATCTTTTCTCTACAGATGATTCAGAGAGAGCTGTTCCCTTACAGGGACTGTTCCGGGCCATAATAGAGGA is drawn from Candidatus Electrothrix aestuarii and contains these coding sequences:
- the hypB gene encoding hydrogenase nickel incorporation protein HypB — encoded protein: MCDGHNHTHSHTTTRVPVAEQILSANDRIAQRNHSLLHQKNVYGINIMASPGAGKTSILLKTLEALQGRLKIGVIEGDPAGSIDTDRALAAGMPAVQVNTGGECHMDAVMMEDALSQLPLDDLDLVVVENVGNLICPANFRLGTHLNLVIASIPEGDDKPYKYPGMYMGMQALIINKIDLLPYVPFDMEYFQQGVEVLNPGIATFPLSCQTGEGLDAWADWLVDKARAEITLK
- the hypF gene encoding carbamoyltransferase HypF produces the protein MFVRVQGLVQGVGFRPFVYGLATRLELCGWVRNTSAEVEILVQGQDDDLENFLAYLKNDAPSLARIHSITTEPDSSTKQQTNRYRDFTILPSAEQPGKGQPITPVTPDASLCPSCEEELLNPADRRYLYPFISCTNCGPRFTIIQDLPVDRQRTVMQNFPLCPTCQVEYDNPLDRRFHAQASACPVCGPRLSLHEIKTSRRGEPVCSPSPDSVGARRAVPLHIIGQTHRSAPTNLDSLLTARRLLRKGKILAIKGLGGFHLACDAENPEAVAELRRRKGRPDKPFALMATDLEQIKNICQISEVEAKLLQGPEKPIVLLEKKNVGAGPCACPVRRGTARRAPTSNVAPNLDRLGCMLPYTPLHLLLLNQTDPLLAQESAPALLVMTSGNRSGEPIITENEKALARLAPLADALLLHDRPIHSRCDDSVLRIDSGKRTALFLRRSRGYAPYPIQLPFTVEPILAVGGQLKNTFCLAEGRQALLSQHIGDMDEVATCNTFEASVQQAGKLFRIQPKYIAHDLHPQYFTSRYAQRESQRNGLPCLAAQHHHAHIAACMADNGLEDRKLIGLVFDGTGYGPDGTIWGGEVLIASYGAFERFAHLQCFPLPGGEAAIRQPWRIAVGAAHSLDIASAELDDLPFLDHIEPQALSIIRQQVNKQINCPQTSSLGRLFDAAASLIGIRNQVNYEAQAAIELEVLAKPYLNSTTSYPSDLFSTDDSERAVPLQGLFRAIIEDVRRQKPAGMIGARLHHTLAQLAITLCRKAQAATGLQEVALSGGVWQNQLLLDLVRQGLEEQGLTVYCHQLVPCNDGGLALGQLAVASHQIE